A window of Brevibacterium ihuae contains these coding sequences:
- a CDS encoding CPBP family intramembrane glutamic endopeptidase — translation MTGHSGHHPSGRAAAAAPAETGTLRGVAVFTGIAFALPWLLCLPLWITGIDLAPDSTLGAAAASGGEAPADPGAVLAMLLPQILVGLMMFTPAVAALVAGRWVDGLPWRRLLIALGLGPVRTQPGFPLARRGAARLIGLLAVALLGTWAIAGGALGVAFLVSDARPRLEGSVFAALVGDESLTVLLIAQLVGIVVGAFVNTVPAAGEEIGWRGYLQPALTARLGLVPALVLGGVLWGAWHSPVLLLGYNFGFYDLRGVALMCVACILLGTWIGWLRGVSGSVWPAALAHGAFNAAAGLSLLLLPAGTEPDVVRAGALGLSGWIVLVPLALVLVIATLRLGRTPRDPARAVPAAGTADAGRGAERV, via the coding sequence ATGACCGGGCACAGCGGTCATCATCCCTCGGGCCGGGCCGCGGCTGCCGCGCCCGCGGAGACGGGGACCCTGCGCGGTGTCGCGGTGTTCACCGGCATCGCCTTCGCACTGCCATGGCTGCTGTGCCTGCCGCTGTGGATCACCGGGATCGACCTCGCCCCGGATTCGACGCTCGGCGCCGCAGCGGCATCCGGCGGGGAGGCCCCGGCGGACCCGGGTGCGGTGCTCGCGATGCTCCTCCCGCAGATCCTCGTCGGGCTCATGATGTTCACCCCGGCCGTCGCCGCGCTCGTTGCCGGCCGCTGGGTCGACGGACTGCCTTGGCGCAGGCTCCTCATCGCGCTCGGACTCGGCCCCGTCCGCACCCAGCCCGGGTTCCCGCTCGCGCGGCGCGGCGCGGCGCGCCTCATCGGGCTCCTCGCCGTGGCGCTCCTCGGCACCTGGGCGATCGCCGGCGGTGCCCTCGGGGTCGCATTCCTCGTCTCCGACGCCCGGCCCCGGCTCGAGGGCTCGGTGTTCGCGGCGCTCGTGGGGGACGAATCCCTCACGGTGCTCCTCATCGCCCAGCTCGTCGGCATCGTCGTCGGGGCCTTCGTCAACACGGTGCCCGCCGCGGGCGAGGAGATCGGCTGGCGGGGCTATCTGCAGCCTGCGCTCACCGCTCGCCTCGGACTCGTCCCGGCACTCGTCCTCGGGGGAGTGCTGTGGGGAGCCTGGCACTCGCCGGTCCTCCTGCTCGGATACAACTTCGGGTTCTACGACCTGCGGGGCGTCGCGCTCATGTGCGTCGCCTGCATCCTCCTCGGGACGTGGATCGGCTGGCTGCGCGGAGTGTCCGGATCGGTGTGGCCGGCGGCCCTCGCGCACGGCGCCTTCAATGCGGCGGCCGGACTGTCGCTCCTCCTCCTGCCCGCGGGCACGGAGCCGGACGTCGTGCGCGCCGGTGCGCTCGGCCTCTCCGGGTGGATCGTCCTCGTTCCTCTCGCACTCGTCCTCGTCATCGCGACGCTCCGGTTGGGGCGCACGCCCCGGGACCCGGCGCGCGCTGTGCCGGCGGCCGGGACCGCCGACGCCGGGCGCGGTGCCGAACGCGTCTGA
- the tyrS gene encoding tyrosine--tRNA ligase produces MTDILSELKSRDLVAMSTDEEALARAFAAGPINFYIGFDPTAPSLHMGNLVQLLFARRLQLAGNNPFALVGGATGLIGDPRMSGERTLNEREVVEGWVTRIRSQIERFLDFDGPHAAQVVNNLDWTGGMSAIDFLRDIGKHFSVNRMLAKETVSARLNSDHGISFTEFSYQILQAHDFLQLHRRHGVVLQHGGSDQWGNLTAGTDLVRRVERVSAHAMATPLITKADGTKFGKTESGTVWLDPELTSPYAFSQFWLNADDRDVVKYLKVFSMRPLAEIEEIAADFAEAPHQRLAQRVLAEDVTTLVHGEQQTRQAFAAAQALFGSGALTDLEPATLAAATRELPTAEVPAAEVSSGMPVIDAFAAAGIVKSKGEARRAAKEGGAYVNNTKVGAEDQVLTTADVLDAGDSGVILLRRGKKTLGAVRVLG; encoded by the coding sequence GTGACCGATATCCTCAGCGAGTTGAAGTCCCGCGATCTGGTGGCGATGTCCACCGACGAGGAGGCGCTGGCCCGGGCGTTCGCCGCCGGGCCGATCAACTTCTATATCGGATTCGACCCCACGGCGCCCAGCCTCCACATGGGCAATCTCGTCCAGCTCCTCTTCGCCCGCCGCCTCCAGCTCGCAGGGAACAACCCCTTCGCCCTCGTCGGCGGGGCCACCGGTCTCATCGGCGATCCGCGGATGTCCGGCGAGCGCACCCTCAACGAGCGCGAGGTCGTCGAGGGCTGGGTGACGCGGATCCGGAGCCAGATCGAGCGGTTCCTCGACTTCGACGGTCCGCACGCGGCCCAGGTCGTCAACAATCTCGACTGGACCGGCGGGATGAGCGCGATCGACTTCCTCCGCGACATCGGCAAGCACTTCTCGGTCAACCGGATGCTCGCCAAGGAGACGGTCTCCGCCCGTCTCAACAGCGATCACGGCATCTCGTTCACCGAGTTCTCCTACCAGATCCTCCAGGCGCACGACTTCCTCCAGCTCCATCGGCGCCATGGCGTCGTGCTCCAGCACGGCGGCTCGGACCAGTGGGGCAACCTCACCGCCGGCACCGACCTCGTGCGGCGCGTCGAGCGGGTCTCCGCCCACGCGATGGCGACCCCGCTCATCACCAAGGCCGACGGCACGAAGTTCGGGAAGACCGAGTCCGGCACCGTGTGGCTCGACCCGGAGCTCACCAGCCCCTACGCGTTCTCGCAGTTCTGGCTCAACGCCGACGACCGCGACGTCGTCAAGTACCTCAAGGTGTTCTCGATGCGACCGCTGGCCGAGATCGAGGAGATCGCCGCGGACTTCGCCGAGGCCCCGCACCAGCGGCTCGCCCAGCGCGTCCTCGCCGAGGACGTCACCACGCTCGTCCACGGGGAGCAGCAGACCCGCCAGGCCTTCGCCGCCGCGCAGGCGCTGTTCGGGTCGGGTGCGCTCACCGATCTCGAGCCCGCGACCCTCGCCGCCGCGACCCGTGAGCTGCCCACGGCGGAGGTCCCCGCGGCCGAGGTGTCCTCCGGCATGCCGGTGATCGACGCCTTCGCCGCAGCCGGGATCGTCAAGTCGAAGGGCGAGGCGCGCCGGGCGGCCAAGGAGGGCGGCGCCTACGTCAACAACACCAAGGTCGGCGCCGAGGACCAGGTCCTCACCACCGCCGACGTCCTCGACGCCGGCGACTCCGGGGTCATCCTGCTGCGCCGCGGCAAGAAGACGCTCGGCGCGGTCCGCGTCCTCGGCTGA